Proteins from one Flavobacterium sp. N2038 genomic window:
- a CDS encoding DEAD/DEAH box helicase, which translates to MSQNTLEIEREEKKELYAYQKGDIDAIFDRLDNAPQKHHLLYQLPTGGGKTVIFSEIVRRYLSNNDKKVVVLTHRIELCKQTSKMLKGFGVSNKIINSKVKELPDQNDFSCFVAMVETLKNRINDEKLHLDNIGLVIIDEAHYNSFRKLLNSFKNAFILGVTATPLSSNIKLPMHQSYDELIVGDTISSLIDKGFLARATTYSYDVGLTSLKVGINGDYTVKSSDDLYTNTLMQEKLLHAYTERSIGKKTLIFNNGIHTSLYVYETFREAGYDIRHLDNTSSSEERKDILQWFKKTPDAILTSVGILTTGFDEPTVETIILNRATKSLTLYYQMIGRGSRKLPGKDEFTVIDLGNNAARFGLWSEPVNWQHIFKSPEFYLENLRDDTEIEMFFKYTMPPELRAKFSKTAEVTFDVDEEHKLAIKQNLRSKIVLDKSLEQHAAMCVDNTETLQEAKALSRELEDDIECRIKRYAKCLSQCSKNYREWLLDDYKQRLTLLVGKKYREKIMNEPD; encoded by the coding sequence ATGTCTCAAAACACTTTAGAAATAGAAAGAGAAGAGAAAAAAGAACTTTATGCATACCAAAAAGGCGACATTGATGCCATTTTTGATCGTTTAGACAATGCTCCTCAAAAACATCATTTATTGTATCAATTGCCAACAGGAGGCGGGAAAACAGTAATTTTCTCAGAAATTGTACGTCGTTATTTATCAAATAACGATAAAAAAGTGGTTGTCCTGACACACCGTATAGAGCTTTGTAAGCAAACTTCAAAAATGCTTAAAGGTTTTGGTGTAAGCAATAAAATAATCAATAGTAAAGTAAAAGAACTACCGGATCAGAATGATTTTTCTTGTTTTGTGGCAATGGTTGAAACTTTAAAAAACCGTATTAATGACGAAAAATTACATTTAGACAATATTGGTTTGGTAATTATTGATGAGGCACATTACAATTCATTCAGAAAATTATTAAACTCATTCAAAAATGCTTTTATTCTTGGAGTAACAGCAACACCTTTGAGTTCGAATATAAAATTACCAATGCATCAAAGTTATGATGAGCTTATTGTAGGAGACACAATTAGTTCATTGATAGACAAAGGGTTTCTTGCGAGAGCAACAACTTATAGCTATGATGTTGGTTTAACTTCATTAAAAGTAGGTATCAACGGAGATTATACTGTAAAATCTTCAGATGATTTGTATACCAATACCTTAATGCAGGAAAAACTTTTGCACGCCTATACAGAACGTTCAATTGGAAAAAAGACTTTGATTTTTAATAATGGTATCCATACTTCATTATATGTTTATGAAACATTTAGAGAAGCAGGTTACGATATCAGACACCTTGATAATACAAGCAGTTCAGAAGAACGTAAAGATATTTTGCAGTGGTTTAAGAAAACTCCGGATGCCATTTTGACTTCGGTTGGAATTTTAACAACAGGATTTGATGAGCCAACGGTAGAAACCATCATTCTAAACAGAGCAACAAAATCGTTAACTTTATACTACCAAATGATTGGTCGTGGATCTCGTAAATTACCTGGAAAAGATGAATTTACGGTTATCGATTTAGGTAACAATGCTGCACGTTTTGGTTTATGGAGCGAGCCTGTAAACTGGCAACATATTTTTAAATCTCCTGAATTCTATCTTGAAAACCTGAGAGACGATACAGAGATCGAGATGTTCTTTAAATACACTATGCCACCGGAATTAAGAGCAAAATTCAGTAAAACTGCCGAAGTTACTTTTGATGTGGATGAAGAGCATAAACTGGCAATTAAACAAAATTTACGTTCAAAAATAGTTCTGGATAAATCTTTAGAACAACACGCTGCAATGTGTGTTGATAATACTGAAACACTTCAGGAAGCAAAAGCTTTATCAAGAGAACTGGAAGACGATATTGAATGCAGAATTAAACGTTATGCAAAATGTTTAAGTCAATGTAGTAAAAACTACCGCGAATGGCTTCTTGACGATTACAAACAAAGACTAACTTTATTAGTTGGTAAAAAGTATCGTGAAAAAATCATGAACGAACCGGATTGA
- a CDS encoding DEAD/DEAH box helicase — protein sequence MSKQFSTLGISAPILKALGELNIVEATEIQEKTIPLLLSETQDVVGLAKTGTGKTAAFGLPLLQLIDTQSPVVQAVILVPTRELGHQIFRNLEDFSKYIPNISIAATCGGIPIKPQIERLSTPTHIIVATPGRLIDLIQRKAVDLKQTQYLVLDEADEMVSILKESLDEIIAELPKKHRTLLFSATLPGTIKQLVQNYLNKNVVQISANMETTGNQGIDHEYIVVDPIEKLDVLMHFLNSRDGERGIIFCKTKAAVNKLAKNLAINRFSSGAIHGSLTQGIRDRIMEQFREGHINILVATDLAARGIDVKEISYVVNYHLPDTYENYVHRSGRTARAGAKGLSLTVLQEEEVIEIPDFEKELGIKFTKFEKPSALSLEENNTLLWAKQIFKTKPNHDISTDLKTKVKTVFHHLTKDELIEKLLANYVLQNKIDVVEKPVKKFKK from the coding sequence ATGTCTAAACAATTCTCAACATTAGGAATTTCAGCGCCAATTTTAAAAGCCTTAGGCGAATTAAATATTGTTGAAGCAACAGAAATTCAAGAAAAAACAATTCCGTTGCTTTTATCCGAAACCCAGGATGTTGTTGGTTTAGCCAAAACAGGAACTGGAAAAACTGCTGCTTTCGGATTGCCTTTGCTACAGTTAATTGACACTCAGTCACCAGTTGTTCAGGCTGTAATACTAGTTCCTACGAGAGAACTTGGTCACCAGATTTTTAGAAATTTAGAAGATTTTTCAAAATATATTCCAAATATATCAATTGCAGCAACTTGTGGCGGAATCCCAATTAAACCGCAAATTGAGCGTTTAAGTACTCCAACACACATTATTGTTGCCACTCCGGGGCGTTTAATCGATTTGATTCAGAGAAAAGCAGTCGACTTAAAACAAACACAATATTTAGTTCTGGACGAAGCCGATGAAATGGTTTCGATTCTAAAAGAAAGTCTGGACGAGATTATAGCAGAACTTCCCAAAAAACACCGTACTTTATTATTCTCTGCAACTTTACCGGGAACAATTAAACAATTGGTACAGAATTATCTAAACAAAAATGTAGTTCAGATAAGTGCTAATATGGAAACCACCGGAAATCAAGGTATTGACCACGAATATATTGTTGTTGACCCGATTGAAAAACTGGATGTTTTAATGCACTTTTTAAATTCAAGAGATGGTGAACGCGGAATAATTTTCTGTAAAACTAAAGCTGCGGTAAATAAACTGGCCAAAAACCTGGCTATAAATCGTTTTTCTTCCGGAGCAATTCACGGAAGTCTAACGCAGGGAATTCGTGACAGAATCATGGAACAATTTCGTGAAGGACATATCAATATTTTGGTGGCAACAGATTTGGCTGCAAGAGGAATTGATGTAAAAGAAATCTCGTATGTTGTAAATTATCATTTACCGGATACTTACGAAAATTATGTTCATAGAAGCGGAAGAACTGCAAGAGCAGGAGCAAAAGGTTTGTCTTTAACTGTTCTGCAAGAGGAAGAAGTGATTGAAATTCCTGATTTTGAAAAAGAATTAGGTATTAAATTCACCAAATTCGAAAAACCGTCTGCTTTGAGTTTAGAAGAAAATAATACGCTTTTATGGGCGAAACAAATTTTTAAAACCAAACCAAATCACGATATCTCGACAGATTTAAAAACCAAAGTCAAAACTGTTTTTCATCATCTGACCAAAGACGAATTAATTGAAAAATTATTAGCCAATTACGTCCTTCAAAACAAAATCGATGTAGTTGAAAAACCTGTTAAAAAATTCAAAAAGTAA
- a CDS encoding NAD(P)/FAD-dependent oxidoreductase, whose amino-acid sequence MKIVIIGGGFAGINLAKELVNHPQIQVTLVDKNNYNFFPPLIYQVATAFLEPSSISYPFRKFFAGKKNLQFRLGELLSVVSAENKIILNNGELTYDYLVFATGAETSYFGMENVMKNAIPMKTLNDAIEMRNALLKNLEKAAITKDIRKRRKLLTIVVAGGGPTGVEVSGMFAEMRKSILLKEYPELETSASNVYLVDGGDALLSPMSKASQEDTLQALTKLGVVVKLHTRVTDYVDDTVHFANGETIKTKNLIWAAGVSAKIFDGIPPESYGRGKRMATNEFNKVNGLENVYAIGDTAILAGDKNFPDGHPQVAQVAIQQGINLAKNFMKMVANKPLKPFAYHDKGSMAIIGKAKAVVDLPSPKWHFKGFFAWIIWLFIHLISLITYRNRLNTFWNWMVAYFARDQSLRMIIRPDKRQSAE is encoded by the coding sequence ATGAAGATAGTCATCATAGGAGGCGGGTTTGCAGGAATCAATTTAGCAAAAGAACTTGTAAACCATCCTCAAATACAAGTAACTCTTGTAGACAAAAACAATTATAACTTTTTCCCTCCACTTATATATCAGGTTGCGACGGCATTTTTAGAGCCTTCAAGTATTAGTTATCCTTTTAGAAAATTTTTTGCAGGCAAGAAAAACCTTCAATTTCGTTTAGGCGAATTACTTTCTGTTGTTTCTGCCGAGAACAAAATAATCCTGAATAATGGTGAGTTAACCTATGATTATCTGGTATTCGCCACTGGTGCAGAAACCAGTTATTTTGGTATGGAAAACGTAATGAAAAACGCCATTCCGATGAAAACCTTAAATGATGCCATCGAAATGCGTAATGCATTGCTTAAAAACCTTGAAAAAGCAGCAATCACCAAAGACATTCGCAAACGACGTAAATTATTAACGATTGTTGTTGCCGGAGGCGGACCAACAGGAGTAGAGGTTTCCGGAATGTTTGCCGAAATGCGAAAAAGTATTTTATTGAAAGAATATCCGGAATTAGAAACATCTGCCAGTAATGTTTATTTGGTCGATGGGGGAGACGCACTACTCTCACCTATGAGCAAAGCCTCACAAGAAGATACTCTGCAAGCACTAACAAAACTGGGAGTTGTAGTTAAACTGCATACCCGTGTTACTGATTATGTTGATGACACTGTGCATTTTGCCAACGGAGAAACCATTAAAACCAAAAACTTAATTTGGGCTGCCGGTGTAAGTGCAAAGATTTTTGATGGAATCCCACCAGAAAGCTATGGTCGTGGTAAACGTATGGCTACCAATGAATTTAACAAAGTCAACGGATTAGAAAATGTATATGCCATTGGTGATACTGCAATTTTAGCCGGAGATAAGAACTTCCCGGACGGACATCCTCAAGTGGCACAAGTCGCTATTCAGCAAGGAATAAATTTAGCCAAAAACTTCATGAAAATGGTTGCCAATAAACCATTGAAACCTTTTGCATACCATGATAAAGGATCTATGGCAATCATCGGAAAAGCCAAAGCTGTAGTAGATTTACCAAGTCCAAAATGGCATTTTAAAGGATTTTTTGCCTGGATAATCTGGCTGTTTATTCACCTGATTTCTTTAATAACATACAGAAACAGACTTAATACGTTCTGGAACTGGATGGTTGCTTATTTTGCAAGAGATCAGTCACTTCGTATGATTATAAGACCTGATAAAAGACAGTCTGCAGAATAA
- a CDS encoding multidrug effflux MFS transporter, with protein sequence MTTKKYLKLILILGSLTALGPFSIDMYLPGFSDIAKDLNTTVAKVSMSLSSYFIGISAGQLLYGPLLDRFGRKKPLFVGLLVYILASLGCIYVTNIDSFIFLRFVQAIGSCAATVASVAMVRDLFPVKDIPKVFSLLMLVVGLSPMLAPTIGGYVTEDFGWHWVFFILMCMGILILIASQIGLPNTYKPDTSISLKPKPIISNFLKVLKEPQFYTYAFTGAIAFSGLFSYVAASPIIFMDIYHVDGKTYGWIFAFMSVSFIGSSQLNSILLKRFSSEQMIFGALIAQSVISIIFLILSVNDLLGLYETIGMLFLFLACLGISNPNTAGLTLAPFAKNTGSASALMGAIQLGLGALASFAIGIFVKDSVAPMVAIMTTTTIVAFIVLNIGKRFIKHKVELGVEDNVVIGH encoded by the coding sequence ATGACTACAAAAAAATATTTAAAACTTATTCTTATCCTGGGTTCTTTAACAGCGCTTGGTCCTTTTTCGATAGATATGTATTTACCTGGTTTCTCAGATATAGCAAAGGATTTGAACACAACTGTGGCTAAAGTTTCGATGAGTTTATCGAGTTATTTTATCGGAATATCGGCCGGACAATTGCTTTATGGGCCATTATTAGATCGTTTTGGACGCAAAAAGCCTTTGTTTGTGGGGCTTTTGGTCTATATTTTGGCTTCATTGGGCTGTATTTATGTAACTAATATTGATTCTTTTATCTTTTTACGCTTTGTACAGGCTATAGGAAGTTGCGCTGCTACTGTGGCTTCTGTAGCAATGGTTCGTGATTTGTTTCCTGTAAAAGATATACCCAAAGTATTTTCGTTACTAATGCTTGTTGTGGGACTTTCGCCAATGTTAGCACCAACCATTGGAGGTTATGTTACAGAGGATTTTGGCTGGCATTGGGTTTTCTTTATTTTGATGTGTATGGGAATTTTGATTCTGATCGCTTCACAAATTGGTTTGCCAAACACTTATAAACCGGATACTTCAATTTCCTTGAAACCAAAACCGATCATCAGCAATTTTTTAAAAGTTTTAAAAGAACCTCAGTTTTATACGTATGCCTTTACGGGAGCTATTGCTTTTTCGGGCTTATTTTCGTACGTGGCGGCCTCTCCTATTATTTTTATGGATATTTATCACGTAGATGGTAAAACGTATGGCTGGATTTTTGCTTTCATGTCGGTTAGTTTTATTGGCTCAAGTCAATTAAACTCAATTTTATTGAAAAGATTTTCAAGTGAACAAATGATATTTGGAGCCTTAATTGCTCAGTCTGTTATCAGTATAATTTTCCTGATTTTATCTGTAAATGATCTTCTGGGATTATATGAAACTATTGGAATGTTGTTTTTGTTTTTAGCCTGTTTAGGAATTTCAAATCCAAATACTGCTGGGCTTACTCTGGCGCCATTTGCAAAAAATACAGGAAGTGCTTCGGCGTTAATGGGAGCTATTCAGTTAGGTTTGGGAGCTTTAGCTTCGTTTGCTATCGGAATTTTTGTAAAAGATTCTGTGGCGCCCATGGTTGCTATCATGACAACGACGACTATAGTTGCATTTATTGTTTTAAATATAGGAAAACGCTTTATCAAGCATAAAGTTGAGTTGGGCGTTGAAGATAATGTTGTTATTGGGCATTAA
- a CDS encoding helix-turn-helix transcriptional regulator: MTDKIIHQGRNIKRFREMLGIKQEALAYELGEDWNQKKISLLEQKELIENDILDQVAKILKVPVEAIENFDEDSAINIIANTFHDSAVANTFSDGAQANFNCSFNPLDKMVELYERMLQQQKEMIEKLEKLIDKKL; this comes from the coding sequence ATGACAGATAAAATAATACATCAAGGTAGAAATATAAAGCGTTTCCGTGAAATGCTGGGTATTAAACAAGAAGCCCTTGCATATGAGCTTGGCGAAGACTGGAATCAAAAGAAAATTTCTCTTTTGGAGCAAAAAGAATTGATTGAAAATGATATTTTAGATCAAGTTGCTAAAATTCTTAAAGTGCCTGTTGAAGCTATCGAGAATTTTGATGAAGATTCTGCAATTAATATCATAGCAAATACTTTCCACGATAGCGCTGTTGCAAATACTTTTTCAGATGGTGCACAAGCAAACTTCAATTGTTCATTCAACCCTCTTGATAAAATGGTGGAGCTTTACGAGCGTATGCTTCAGCAGCAAAAAGAAATGATTGAGAAGTTGGAGAAATTGATTGATAAGAAATTGTAA
- a CDS encoding type II toxin-antitoxin system RelE/ParE family toxin, which produces MFTSKWFTEVIWTQKAEKTYTKNYEYLVENWTVAIAEKFDEEVLKTIDIISKNPHLGRYNRDFDFSSILVVKQITLFYTVAGNKIFLLLFHDNRQKQVKDLV; this is translated from the coding sequence ATATTTACATCAAAATGGTTTACGGAAGTAATTTGGACTCAGAAAGCAGAGAAGACTTATACTAAAAACTATGAGTATTTAGTTGAGAATTGGACTGTGGCAATTGCTGAAAAGTTCGATGAAGAAGTATTGAAAACAATTGATATTATATCAAAAAATCCTCATTTAGGTCGTTACAACAGAGATTTTGATTTTAGTAGTATTTTAGTTGTAAAGCAAATAACTTTATTTTATACAGTTGCAGGTAATAAAATATTTCTTTTGCTTTTTCATGATAACCGGCAAAAACAGGTTAAAGATTTAGTCTAA
- a CDS encoding DUF294 nucleotidyltransferase-like domain-containing protein — translation MNTIAEHIADFLKEYPPFDNLTFQELSDIATNIRVLNLEKHTVLFQNNDVLHDSFYVVASGTINLTTIADAEETIINKCHEGDIFGLRPFFAKNNYMMTAKAREESIIYAIPIAVFRPFVANNSDVLNFLLESFATNSRHTKDSVNSNGKMISDTSFYVDQQSEMQYIQSLTYNNSPLTTEANHIVKDVAILMTEAMVDNIIVCGEKSRPIGIVTATDLASKIATGRYPISESIDKIMSSPVVTVIENVSLAEAQLLMLKHNVTHLCVTKDGTSKSAVKGIISEHDLIVAQASNPGVLIKEIKRSQLPKDLKQIRDRLSDLIQNSIQKNIPISHISNIASEINLAIIKRSVELSILDLGSPPARFAWLSIGSQGRKEQLLLTDQDSILIFEDVAPEKYREVKDYFLRLAKRATSILEKVGYEFCPNGHMGSNMLWCKSLTDWTKQYNSWMNTPGENSNDLSSIFFDYEIVFGEPKIEEVIENVIFKNAVNNTLFFDFLGNDALKKNSPLSFFKKFIVEEEGPHKTKFDIKTRALMPLIDAARLLILNANIKGIKNTYLRFKQLAITDSKNAEIYLSCAEAFLTLSKFRTVEGLKNDDSGQYINVREMSKTDKEKLKNALTPMKDLEELIKSKFQLTQFS, via the coding sequence ATGAATACAATTGCTGAGCATATTGCAGACTTTTTAAAAGAATATCCGCCATTTGATAATTTAACTTTTCAGGAATTATCTGATATTGCAACCAATATTCGCGTACTTAATTTAGAGAAACATACTGTATTATTTCAGAATAATGATGTTCTTCATGATAGCTTTTATGTTGTAGCTTCCGGTACAATCAATTTAACCACAATTGCAGATGCCGAGGAAACCATTATTAATAAATGTCATGAAGGTGATATTTTTGGACTTAGACCATTCTTTGCCAAAAATAACTACATGATGACAGCCAAAGCTCGTGAAGAAAGCATTATATATGCTATTCCTATTGCAGTTTTCAGACCTTTTGTAGCTAATAATTCTGATGTTTTAAACTTTTTACTGGAAAGTTTTGCAACAAATTCAAGACATACAAAGGACAGCGTGAACTCTAATGGAAAAATGATTTCTGATACTTCTTTTTATGTAGATCAGCAATCGGAAATGCAATATATTCAGTCGCTTACGTATAATAATTCTCCTTTAACCACCGAAGCAAATCATATCGTTAAAGATGTTGCCATCTTAATGACTGAGGCAATGGTTGACAATATTATTGTTTGTGGTGAGAAAAGCCGACCTATCGGGATTGTAACTGCTACCGATCTGGCTTCAAAAATTGCAACCGGTCGATACCCTATTTCTGAATCTATTGATAAAATTATGTCGTCGCCTGTTGTTACGGTAATCGAGAATGTATCTTTAGCCGAAGCGCAATTGCTTATGCTAAAACACAATGTAACTCATTTATGTGTAACTAAAGACGGTACAAGCAAATCTGCTGTAAAAGGAATAATCTCAGAACACGATTTAATTGTTGCTCAAGCCAGTAACCCGGGTGTCTTAATCAAAGAGATTAAACGCTCGCAGTTGCCAAAAGATTTAAAACAAATTCGCGATCGATTATCAGATCTGATTCAGAATTCGATTCAAAAGAATATTCCAATTTCGCATATCAGCAATATTGCGAGCGAAATTAACTTAGCGATTATAAAACGTTCTGTAGAGTTGTCTATTTTAGATTTAGGCTCACCTCCTGCTCGTTTTGCATGGTTAAGCATTGGAAGTCAGGGACGTAAAGAACAACTTTTACTTACAGATCAGGATAGCATTTTGATCTTTGAAGATGTTGCGCCAGAAAAATACAGAGAAGTAAAAGATTACTTTTTGAGATTAGCAAAAAGAGCTACTTCTATACTTGAAAAAGTGGGTTACGAGTTTTGCCCAAACGGACATATGGGAAGCAACATGCTGTGGTGTAAATCATTGACTGACTGGACAAAACAATACAACAGCTGGATGAATACTCCAGGTGAAAACAGCAATGATCTAAGCAGTATTTTCTTTGATTATGAAATTGTTTTTGGAGAACCAAAAATTGAAGAAGTAATTGAAAATGTTATTTTTAAGAACGCTGTCAACAATACTTTATTTTTTGACTTTTTAGGAAATGATGCTTTAAAAAAGAATTCTCCTTTAAGTTTCTTCAAGAAATTTATTGTTGAAGAAGAAGGCCCGCACAAAACTAAATTTGACATTAAAACACGTGCTTTAATGCCATTAATTGATGCTGCCCGCTTGTTGATTTTGAATGCTAACATCAAAGGAATCAAAAATACTTATTTAAGATTCAAACAATTAGCCATTACAGATTCTAAAAACGCTGAAATTTACCTAAGTTGCGCAGAAGCATTTTTAACACTCTCAAAATTCAGAACTGTTGAAGGCTTGAAAAATGACGATTCAGGACAATATATTAATGTAAGAGAAATGTCTAAAACAGACAAAGAAAAGTTAAAAAATGCTTTAACCCCAATGAAAGACCTTGAGGAACTTATTAAGAGTAAATTTCAACTTACGCAATTCTCATAA
- a CDS encoding PolC-type DNA polymerase III, translating to MLDWLKNINKEYPDFWKEYLTKFEIKPNRFVVLSTETSGLNPDKDVILSLGAFSVIDDSIVIKDNFESVLLQYKFLQDNGLSNEFIIESKMIKMQESEALEAFINFIGNSILVGHHINFDIEMINSALERLDCGRLKNEALDVDMMYRKLTDINDKQFSLDDLCEIYKIPKSDRNSSAEDAYKIALLFLKLKSRLGIK from the coding sequence ATGCTAGACTGGCTTAAAAATATTAATAAAGAATATCCTGATTTTTGGAAGGAATATCTAACTAAATTCGAAATTAAACCTAACAGATTTGTTGTTTTATCAACAGAAACTTCAGGATTAAATCCGGATAAAGATGTTATTTTGTCATTAGGTGCATTTTCTGTTATTGATGACAGCATTGTAATTAAAGATAATTTTGAATCTGTTTTGTTGCAATATAAATTTTTGCAGGATAACGGGCTTTCTAATGAATTTATCATAGAAAGTAAAATGATCAAAATGCAGGAATCTGAAGCTTTAGAAGCTTTTATTAACTTTATTGGAAATTCTATTTTGGTTGGTCATCATATTAATTTCGACATTGAAATGATCAATTCGGCATTAGAACGTTTAGATTGCGGCAGATTAAAAAATGAAGCTCTTGATGTTGACATGATGTACCGAAAACTAACTGATATCAATGACAAGCAATTTTCATTGGACGATTTATGCGAAATTTATAAAATTCCAAAAAGTGACAGAAATTCTTCTGCAGAAGATGCTTATAAAATTGCCCTTTTATTTTTAAAACTTAAATCAAGATTAGGTATTAAATAA
- a CDS encoding type VI secretion system Vgr family protein — translation MAHFSEQVHIMISSFTQNVIYYDLKLSQKMADHHHFSFVWQYTGKAVIKPEDQAKAIRSYLGDEVIFTFKSLTGIKLMSKGIITGLTSVDQNGSAVGLHVSGISHTIILDDMPKSRTYLERGLDDIVLNILSEGPTEFYQRDAIRSTYMKEFNYMAQYNETNFNFIKRLAQRYGQWLYFDGMRMQFGQTKTSNIKLINGASLHSFKIQANMSAHKISLAGYDYNNASGIRNSSQRTSVGSKDSFASIVGFNQATVTQPELNIGAYTNNAKNKDEIDEMVTLQTAGNDANSVYYSGISYFPLGLGQVFTIINQTVEHQLICIEAIHHSQVHGNYSCEFKAIPADVSAPHYTDTKVFAKAETQPAKIKDNNDPEGLGRVQVEFYWASGNKSSQWIRMIQPHTAAGKGFYFIPEIDEEVLVGFEGGNTQCPYVMGAHYNGQAKSDFYDPKNSIKGWKLLFGQLFKFIEKVGIWLSDPSGNELHMNEETKSTTLTVPETLTLNCKNLIINASESIMTTAGMNITETATLNKTLSVGGILDTSVGLDKKLYVAGDSYKQIDGDSNSEVKKNRNIASENKIITHSEVGHEFHSQNDIQNNSSEVTKQN, via the coding sequence ATGGCACATTTTTCAGAACAAGTACATATAATGATAAGCAGTTTTACTCAAAACGTTATTTACTACGATTTAAAATTGTCACAAAAAATGGCTGATCATCATCATTTTTCGTTTGTGTGGCAATATACCGGTAAAGCAGTTATAAAACCGGAAGATCAGGCCAAAGCAATACGAAGTTATCTTGGTGATGAAGTCATTTTTACCTTCAAAAGCCTGACAGGAATAAAACTAATGAGTAAAGGTATTATAACCGGATTAACTTCCGTAGATCAAAATGGGAGCGCTGTTGGCCTGCACGTAAGCGGAATAAGTCACACTATTATATTGGATGACATGCCAAAATCCAGAACTTATCTTGAAAGAGGTCTGGATGATATTGTTCTGAATATTTTATCAGAAGGTCCAACTGAGTTTTACCAGAGAGACGCCATAAGATCAACCTATATGAAAGAGTTTAATTATATGGCCCAGTACAACGAAACCAATTTTAATTTTATAAAAAGACTAGCTCAGCGTTACGGTCAGTGGCTTTATTTTGACGGAATGCGCATGCAGTTTGGGCAGACTAAAACTTCTAATATAAAATTAATAAACGGTGCCTCTTTGCACAGCTTTAAGATTCAGGCCAATATGAGCGCACATAAAATCTCGCTGGCAGGTTATGATTATAATAATGCCTCGGGTATCCGAAATTCTTCGCAGCGAACTTCTGTAGGAAGTAAAGACAGTTTTGCTTCTATTGTTGGTTTTAATCAGGCAACAGTTACCCAGCCAGAACTGAATATTGGCGCTTATACCAATAATGCAAAAAACAAAGACGAAATAGACGAAATGGTTACACTGCAGACTGCCGGAAACGATGCAAACAGTGTGTACTACAGTGGAATATCTTACTTTCCTCTAGGTTTAGGCCAGGTTTTCACCATTATCAACCAAACCGTAGAGCATCAGCTTATTTGTATAGAAGCAATACACCACTCCCAAGTACACGGCAATTATTCCTGCGAATTTAAAGCTATTCCTGCCGATGTTTCGGCACCGCACTATACAGACACAAAAGTTTTTGCCAAGGCAGAAACCCAACCGGCAAAAATAAAAGACAACAACGATCCCGAAGGACTCGGACGTGTACAGGTTGAATTTTATTGGGCATCAGGAAACAAATCAAGTCAATGGATCAGAATGATTCAGCCACATACCGCAGCCGGAAAAGGATTTTATTTTATCCCTGAAATCGATGAGGAAGTTTTAGTTGGTTTTGAAGGCGGTAATACCCAATGTCCTTATGTTATGGGAGCGCATTATAACGGGCAGGCAAAATCAGACTTTTATGACCCTAAAAACAGTATCAAAGGCTGGAAACTTCTTTTCGGACAGTTATTTAAGTTCATTGAAAAAGTCGGCATTTGGCTTTCTGACCCAAGTGGAAATGAACTGCACATGAATGAAGAAACTAAAAGTACAACCTTGACCGTGCCAGAAACTTTGACTCTTAACTGCAAAAATCTAATTATCAATGCATCTGAAAGTATTATGACTACAGCAGGAATGAATATTACAGAAACCGCAACTCTAAACAAGACCCTAAGTGTTGGTGGAATTTTAGATACAAGTGTTGGCTTGGACAAGAAATTATATGTGGCTGGAGATAGTTATAAACAAATTGATGGTGATTCTAATTCAGAGGTTAAGAAAAATAGAAATATAGCTTCTGAAAACAAAATAATTACTCATAGTGAAGTTGGACATGAGTTTCATTCTCAGAATGACATACAAAATAATAGTAGTGAAGTAACCAAGCAAAATTAG